In the Ammospiza caudacuta isolate bAmmCau1 chromosome 4, bAmmCau1.pri, whole genome shotgun sequence genome, tggggagggaaaggggggcTGAAAGCATGGGTTtggcctctgccccagccccatggcCCCAGACCACTTGGGAACCCATCATCCCACCATCTGGCAACCCACTGAAGTCTAATTCAGTCAGTTTATTCAGTTATTAGTATTTAATTGTGGGGATCTCCACCAAAAACCTTTTTTAATCCTTTCCTTACAGGGGTACGAAGGGTCGCTCATCAAACTCACCTCCAAGCAGGTAGGAGCTGCCCCACATGGTGTAACCATCCCACCATTCCCTGGGGTGAGGGGCTCTCCTCTGGGCTACCCAGGAACCTGACTGATGGCTCTTGTCCTTCCTCCACAGCCCGTGGGCTTCGTCAGCTTCGACAGCCGCTCCGAGGCGGAGGCAGCCAAGAACGCGCTGAAcgtgagtgtgcctggctcagCCATTCCATTGCTCCATTTTCCCCTTgcttccctgtccccagaggcTCTCTGAATTCCTCCATCACTAGGATGTGCACCTCCCATGCCAGCCAGCCCCATGGCATCCCAATCTTTCCAGACAATCTTGTTTCTCAGCTGCATCCTCCCTCCTGGGGGGCTGTGTCACTCTCACCTTTCTCAGGGCCATCCAGGAGGGCTTGAACATTCAGGACTTGAGCCTTAGATGCAAATGAGAAAGAGTATTCCCTGTTtattcagcaggaaaaatcccagctaagtctgcaaaagaaaaaaacaaatttcacTTTCTTTTAGCAACTTGTGAAGTTACCTGAAAATAATCACAGGCAGAACTGTGTGGAGCTGGTTCTCCAAttccttcccagctctccctgcattTTGGTTcggggttgtttttttccttctctttcattttcaacgtaaaacttttttttttttggctccACTAATCCCTCTGGATAAGAGCTCGGCCTTGCGGGATGCCGACTGCCAAATATGGTGCCGATGCTAAAGATGCCGGAGGAATGTGAGCCGCCTCGGGGCCCGGCAAATTAGCTCATTTCAGGGCTGCAagttgaaaaaaacccataaataaCGGGGAGTTATTTTTGCTGCGGGGCCGGCACGCGGCGGTGCTCGCCCACCCGCTGcgcctccttccctccttccctcccttccgCAGGGCATCCGCTTCGACCCCGAGATCCCCCAGACGCTGCGGCTGGAATTTGCCAAGGCCAACACCAAGATGGCCAAGAACAAGCTGgtgggcaccccaaatcccagcacccCTCTCCCCACTGCTGTACCTCAGTTCATCGCCCGGGAGCCCTGTGAGtaccccctgcactgccagcagggCTCGGGCTGGCAGGCACCAGGGATATTGGAACTGGAAGGAGGGAGGACATCATGAGGGGGTTGGCCAAGGGGAATACCAGGTGCCATTGGAAGCATTGGTACCTGCTTGCTGTGCGGTGGCACGTGCTGGGGGCTCCCAAAGGAGAGGACCTGGCACAGGTGACAGCCAGCAGGGTGAGGTCTCAGGAGAGACCTTGGAAATGCCCTGCTGTGAGTGCTCCATGCCTGTTGTCACTTCTGGAAGAGCTTCTCTCGTGCAGACTCTggctcctcaccctgctgctgcacacaggcaTGAGCTACACACTCTCCTCTGCTGAATCCCTGGTTTTACTAAACCTCGTGGAGACAAGgaacccagccccagctctctgagTGACATCCCCAGCCCCATAGCATTGCTCACCTCATGTTATCCCAGTGGGAGAATGCTGTTTTAGTTTTGTGAGCCAGCTCTCAGTGGTGGCACCTCACAGTtttccaggggcagctctgctcctgcatcaAGGGGAGAAGGAAGGATGCAGTGAGGGTCACAGCCCTCTGGTCACCATTAACTCTCCCTCTTCTTCTCTTGCAGATGAGCTCACAGTACCTGCACTTTACCCCAGTAGCCCTGAAGTGTGGGGGCCGTACCCTCTGTACCCAGCGGAATTAGCACCTGCTCTACCTCCTCCTGCTTTCACCTACCCCGCTTCGCTGCACGCCCAGGTAATTCCAACCATCCACCTccactgctcaccctccctcctgccctggccccCCCCTTCCCCTCGGTGCTCACTGCACCACTAACTCTGCCCGGCTCACAGGCACTCACTCCCCGCTCCCTGAGAGTTAGGGACAGCTCCCAAATGGAGCAGAACGCTGGCAGGGGTTCCTGTCTTTCCCCAGactcctctctctgccttcctACTTTTGCTGGTACCTGTGGTGGGGCAGGTGgtgagggaggagggagagctggggatgctcccaAGCCCATGGCACTGAACCATCCGGCTGCCAGTGTGAGAGGGGGCCTCCAGAacccctggctgcccctgcagcacgGCTGGGATGCTGCTCATGGATGTGCTGCTCATGGGGTGTGAAGGCAAGCAGCTCTCAcggggaggagagggaagtgaAGCACAAATGGAGGGTCCATCTTTTATTGACGAGGAGCTGCCTCGTCACAAGCGCTTTCTgccggctgctgctggcccccgGTGGCAGCATGGGCTGTTAAAAATTAACCATCCgcctgggagaggagcaggggaaagaggaggagaggTGGAAATGGCGGAGGAAGAGGATTTCTTTGCAGTGCCAGCCTTGCAGCATCATGGGGATGCTGGCAAAGGACCCCTGCCACAAGGGGGAAAGGGCACCTCCTCAGCATCCATGCTGGGCAGCACCCTGGCTTTTGCTCCTTGCCGTGAGCTCCAGCTCAGCGATGAACAGGAGGCAACAAGCACATGGAAACAGATTTGCCAGATAAACTGCATCCAAAAGGCTTTTGGCCTTGGCCCACCAGGATTGAGCCAGGTTATCCAGAGCCACCATCActgagagctggagcagccagaggcTGGTTTGAGCAGAAGGGTGATGAAAAGTGCTCAGTGTGCAAATCATGTGCAGGCTTTGGATGAAACTCCAGCTTTCTGGGCCCTGCTGTTCATAGGAAGAGTGTTAGTAAATATTATTGCAGCTACGTACTTGCCTTGTCAAATAACTGCTAACAGGCagcacctgccctgctcagggaagCGCACAGCCAAGGAAACAGGCATACAGAAGCTCTGAGGGTCCCTTGGGAAAACCCAGGCTGAGACCTGATGTTAGACAGAAGCAACATTACCTGATGTGAAATATCAGCCTGCTGGGGAGGGTGCTGGTGGTACCTTCCCATcctcctgtgcagctgctggggttgtGGCTTTGCTGGGTGGGGGCTGGAGACTGGTGCCACCATCCAAACTGGAGCTGCTTTGCTGGATCCTGCAGACAGCAGCGGGACCAGGAACTGCAGGATGGACAGTGGGGCTGGCTTGGAGTGATCtggcagagcactgagtgcctgCATGCCAAATTTTGGCATCTGATGTTTTCCACCCTGTTTCAAGCGGGCTTTGCAGGAGCTGAGAAGGATGAGCTCACTCCTGCTCAGTGGGACCAtggtgctgctgtcccagctccatcctgctggaagcagccatgccaggggctgtgcctcaGTGTTACTGTTGGAATTGGAGCTGGGATGGCTGTACTGCTGTTCCAACCTCCCTCCACCCTgttcctgggaaaagctgggaaaagccAGCAAAAGGgagcccagccacagcctgatgttgccaggctgggcagccaGCCCCCCTCTCTCACCTTGTGTCCCCCTTGCCTTGGCAGATGCGCTGGCTCCCTCCCTCCGAGGCTGGTTCTCAGGGCTGGAAATCCCGTCAGTTCTGCTGAATGCCGGGTGAGTGCCGCTGTCCCATCCTCCTGGGCCACCTGGGGACCACCTCCACCTCTGCCCTGAGCTTCCCCACTGGGACTCCC is a window encoding:
- the RBPMS gene encoding RNA-binding protein with multiple splicing, translated to MSSVPADREGGPADTSLPEEEVRTLFVSGLPLDIKPRELYLLFRPFKGYEGSLIKLTSKQPVGFVSFDSRSEAEAAKNALNGIRFDPEIPQTLRLEFAKANTKMAKNKLVGTPNPSTPLPTAVPQFIAREPYELTVPALYPSSPEVWGPYPLYPAELAPALPPPAFTYPASLHAQMRWLPPSEAGSQGWKSRQFC